From Plasmodium knowlesi strain H genome assembly, chromosome: 6, one genomic window encodes:
- a CDS encoding ADP-ribosylation factor, putative, translating to MGLFVSRLFNRLFQKKDVRILMVGLDAAGKTTILYKVKLGEVVTTIPTIGFNVETVEFRNISFTVWDVGGQDKIRPLWRHYYSNTDGLIFVVDSNDRERIDDAREELHRMINEEELKDAIILVFANKQDLPNAMSAAEVTEKLHLNTIRERNWFIQSTCATRGDGLYEGFDWLTTHLNNSK from the exons ATGGGGCTATTCGTTAGCAGATTATTTAACCGCCTCTTCCAGAAGAAGGATGTTCGAATTTTGATGGTGGGATTGGACGCAGCCGGGAAGACGACCATTTTATACAAGGTCAAATTGGGCGAGGTCGTCACCACTATTCCGACGATAG GTTTCAACGTCGAAACAGTGGAATTCCGGAACATCTCCTTCACCGTATGGGACGTCGGAGGACAAGATAAG ATAAGACCCTTGTGGAGACACTACTATTCCAACACGGATGGGTTAATTTTCGTCGTGGATAGCAATGATAGGGAGAGGATCGACGACG CGAGAGAAGAATTACACAGGATGATCAACGAGGAAGAGTTGAAGGACGCCATAATCCTGGTGTTTGCGAACAAGCAAGATCTGCCTAATGCTATGTCTGCAGCCGAAGTGACGGAGAAACTTCATCTTAACACCATTAGGGAGAGAAACTG GTTCATTCAATCTACGTGCGCAACGAGGGGTGATGGACTCTACGAAGGATTCGATTGGCTCACCACTCATTTAAATAATTCAAAGTGA
- a CDS encoding KIR protein has product MADYTTILPSEQKYKIFGMRESCAATYGDQNKNENIVQRVGETVGLWTRAENYARKIVEAYCHASTETVTDSTHYYEPCYFFYFWLGDLLKDKFKRTNLDLNSVMGPAYIQLGKFQFKNAQNKRKCENLYEDIGKNVFDQRKIIFDYAYNHRTLHNDSREEKEFLCSTACAQYVKSAGDAYSSAIGACGSDASGDKFCQELKTEYSKYFDNNHKPKWKCTPVTEEESENEEEEDDDDDDNPLLNIAVLEESKLSQLPSRTTYYTKFDQGRSICEEGGDWTWVNQLKVALAEDSDIGENAEKIAKGLCYVQKMGDPPSENNKYCDFYYFWVGSILRSKFKDNSFFKKIMNKIKEDVEAKGGTDHKCYFKFPMKRKSYFYNSKLLLDYYKDKDDMKSHLEKNGDGVVAKCSDPYYKYFLHAHKAYNYMKSKCGNGDKQSINNEWCAKFKEIYGDCSNGGEDDGKSHCEVAVDSLKSCIEDSKPETMDTTSSSTANNTGSVTTGVVAGSTLATVGLPAIGFFLYKYTDVFDGIKKSIFGGLNNTGGRNRNRGRSSTIRHTDHHFDGFDSSTIGDDGSTTLGGGGGGSSTLGGSSTDVSTIYNEPPRRPIGRGERAGTNNRRPGNIRYYAT; this is encoded by the exons atggcagacTATACTACTATTCTACCATCAGAACAGAAATATAAGATATTTGGTATGAGAGAGAGTTGCGCTGCAACTTATGGAgatcaaaataaaaatgaaaacatagTGCAAAGAGTGGGGGAAACAGTAGGTTTATGGACAAGAGCTGAGAATTACGCCCGGAAAATTGTAGAAGCGTACTGCCATGCGAGCACAGAAACAGTGACTGACTCAACACATTACTATGAACCgtgctactttttttatttttggttGGGAGATTTATTAAAGGACAAATTTAAAAGGACAAATCTTGATCTTAATAGTGTCATGGGTCCGGCGTATATACAATTGGGAAAATtccaatttaaaaatgcacAGAATAAAAGGAAGTGTGAGAATTTATACGAAGACATTGGCAAAAATGTTTTCGACCAACGGAAAATAATATTTGATTACGCTTATAATCATAGGACTTTACACAATGATAGcagggaggagaaggaattcTTATGTAGCACAGCATGTGCCCAATATGTAAAATCAGCTGGAGATGCATACTCAAGTGCAATTGGAGCATGTGGGAGTGATGCGTCGGGGGATAAATTCTGTCAGGAACTGAAGACTGAATATAGTAAATATTTTGATAATAACCATaaaccaaaatggaaatgtacTCCTGTGACTGAAGAAGAATCGGAaaacgaggaagaagaagacgacgatgatgacgacAACCCCCTATTGAACATAGCAGTACTAGAA gaaAGTAAATTGAGTCAATTACCTTCCAGAACCACATACTATACTAAGTTTGATCAAGGTAGGAGCATTTgtgaggaggggggggactGGACATGGGTCAATCAACTGAAGGTTGCATTGGCGGAAGATTCAGATATTGGGGAGAACgcagaaaaaattgcaaagggCCTCTGCTATGTACAGAAAATGGGAGACCCCCCATCGGAGAATAATAAGTACTGCGATTTTTACTACTTCTGGGTGGGGAGCATATTAAGGAGCAAATTTAAGGATAATTCATTCTTCAAGAAGattatgaataaaattaaggaagaCGTTGAGGCGAAAGGTGGAACTGATCATAAGTGTTACTTCAAATTTCCAATGAAACGGAAATCATATTTCTATAACAGTAAACTTTTATTAGATTATTACAAAGACAAAGATGATATGAAGTCGCACTTAGAGAAAAACGGTGATGGGGTTGTCGCAAAGTGTAGTGATCCATATTATAAGTACTTCCTTCATGCACATAAAGcatataattatatgaaGTCTAAGTGTGGAAATGGTGATAAGCAGAGTATTAATAATGAGTGGTGTgcaaaatttaaagaaatatatgGAGATTGTAGTAATGGAGGTGAGGATGATGGAAAATCTCATTGTGAGGTGGCAGTTGATTCTTTAAAATCCTGCATTGAAGACTCCAAACCTGAAACAATGGACACTACATCTTCCTCTACTGCCAACAACACCGGTTCTGTCACAACTGGTGTTGTAGCTGGTAGTACATTGGCAACAGTTGGATTACCAGCAATaggtttctttttatacaaa tatactgatgtatttgatggaataaaaaaatccattTTCGGTGGACTCAATAAtacaggaggaaggaacagGAATAGGGGAAGAAGTTCTACTATTCGACACACTGATCATCATTTTGACGGCTTTGATTCTTCTACAATAGGGGACGATGGTTCCACCACCctaggtggtggtggtggtggatcATCCACCTTAGGTGGTAGCTCCACCGATGTTTCTACCATCTATAATGAACCACCTCGTCGACCAATCGGAAGAGGGGAAAGGGCAGGAACAAATAATAGAAGACCAGGAAATATACGTTATTATGCCACGTAA